Proteins encoded within one genomic window of Humulus lupulus chromosome 1, drHumLupu1.1, whole genome shotgun sequence:
- the LOC133806119 gene encoding mitochondrial uncoupling protein 5-like, with the protein MGVKGFVEGGIASIVAGCSTHPIDLVKVRMQLQGESVTPNPAVQNLRPALAFHPNSAAGSVRVPPPPPAPPVRVGPISVGVRIVQQEGMAGLFSGVSATVLRQTLYSTTRMGLYDIMKQKWTDPNTGNMPLTRKITAGLIAGAIGAAVGNPADVAMVRMQADGRLPMAQRRNYRSVVDALTRMSRQEGVRSLWRGSSMTINRAMLVTASQLASYDQIKETILDKGIMKDGLGTHVTASFAAGFVASVASNPVDVIKTRVMNMKVEPGSPPPYNGALDCALKTVRAEGPFALYKGFLPTISRQGPFTVMLFVTLEQVRKLLKDF; encoded by the coding sequence ATGGGTGTCAAAGGATTTGTTGAAGGAGGCATAGCTTCGATCGTTGCCGGCTGCTCAACCCACCCCATCGACCTCGTCAAGGTCCGTATGCAGCTCCAGGGCGAGTCCGTCACCCCGAACCCGGCGGTTCAGAACCTACGCCCGGCTCTTGCTTTTCACCCCAACTCCGCCGCTGGATCCGTCCGTGTCCCACCTCCGCCTCCCGCGCCGCCTGTGCGCGTTGGCCCAATTTCCGTCGGAGTGCGCATTGTGCAACAAGAAGGAATGGCAGGTTTGTTCTCTGGTGTCTCCGCCACTGTTCTCAGGCAGACTCTGTATTCCACCACCCGAATGGGTCTGTACGATATCATGAAGCAGAAGTGGACCGATCCCAACACGGGAAACATGCCGCTGACCCGGAAAATCACGGCGGGTCTGATCGCCGGCGCGATCGGAGCTGCCGTTGGAAACCCGGCTGATGTGGCGATGGTTCGTATGCAAGCCGACGGTCGGCTTCCGATGGCTCAGCGCCGGAACTACAGGAGCGTGGTCGACGCTCTAACCCGGATGTCGCGCCAGGAAGGTGTTCGGAGCCTATGGCGCGGCTCGTCCATGACGATTAACCGAGCCATGCTCGTGACGGCTTCGCAGCTGGCTTCGTACGACCAGATCAAGGAGACGATTCTGGACAAAGGGATCATGAAAGACGGGCTGGGGACCCACGTGACGGCGAGCTTTGCGGCGGGGTTTGTGGCGTCGGTTGCGTCAAACCCAGTTGACGTTATCAAAACCAGAGTCATGAACATGAAGGTCGAGCCCGGATCACCGCCGCCGTACAACGGAGCCCTTGACTGTGCCCTCAAAACGGTGCGTGCAGAGGGTCCCTTTGCCCTCTATAAAGGGTTTTTGCCAACGATCTCGAGGCAAGGGCCTTTCACTGTGATGCTGTTCGTGACATTGGAGCAGGTTCGTAAGTTGCTCAAGGATTTCTGA
- the LOC133833606 gene encoding uncharacterized protein LOC133833606 gives MPLWKIFVDGASNENGVGAVIILISPQGQQLQSSLHFQFEASNNEAEHKAMLAELHLARKVGAANIEVHSDSQLVVKQILGEYQTKGEKMAAYMTRTQDLLQSFKKYFILQIPREQNVFTDTLAKFATNVEAELSRVVLFDHLPMLSIQAPTIINAIDYSTSWMGPLIQHPTTGEFPTDRAAARKI, from the coding sequence ATGCCtctatggaaaatcttcgtagatggagcctcaaatgaaaatggggTTGGGGCTGTgatcatcttgatatcccctCAAGGTCAACAGTTGCAAAGCTCCCTACACTTCCAGTTtgaagcatcaaataacgaggctgagcaCAAGGCCATGCTGGCCGAACTACATTTAGCCCGGAAGGTAGGAGCAGCAAATATAGAAGTCCACAGTGACTCCCAACTGGTGGTCAAGCAgattttaggggaataccaaacGAAGGGGGAGAAGATGGCCGCCTACATGACACGAACCCAAGATTTACTCCAATCTTTTAAGAAATACTTCATCCtccagatccccagggaacagaATGTGTTTACAGACACATTGGCAAAATTTGCCACGaatgttgaagcagaactctccAGGGTAGTCCTATTCGACCATCTACCCATGCTTAGTATTCAAGCCCCCACAATCATCAACGCCATCGATTACTCTACGTcctggatgggccctctcatccaaCACCCAACCACTGGGGAATTTCCCACGGATAGGGCTGCTGCCAGGAAAATTTAG